In one Colletotrichum destructivum chromosome 2, complete sequence genomic region, the following are encoded:
- a CDS encoding Putative SET domain-containing protein gives MVSSLLLLTLAFAPSYSVASEAQAHLHGAPTCSWTPLEEKSSLLECSSWEFAPSERKDEGSEQTRTRPNGTTTEPEPMGWTGPHGCSGSYCLYANRGFANGRGIVIISTPENVEKAKVLEQTLRGAQALEDDPSSRNPSFRITEVEGKGLGMIANKTLARGDTVMLKPPVLLAHRAFIERAPPADRHVLLDSVAGFLPFATRRSFLGQMGHFGGHRVSDIMATNSFQMDVGGAGAQDDGHHYGNFPEVSRYNHDCRPNVAFRIGPDLRHRTTVVRPVKPGEELTISYLDPLSTRSVRQHRAKRAWGFECGCSQCGLPQKQLAASDARLWEIEELERRLSDIGATVTTASVERFLKLHAEERLESKMAGAYTTAALNFNLLGRNKLAVKYARLAVEAGTIENGPETGDVEAMRALAADPKKHFTWKGRLR, from the coding sequence ATGGTTTCTTCCTTGTTGCTGCTCACCCTCGCATTCGCGCCGTCTTACAGCGTCGCATCAGAGGCCCAAGCGCACTTGCACGGGGCACCGACTTGCTCCTGGACGCCGCTGGAAGAGAAGTCGTCGCTGTTGGAATGCTCAAGCTGGGAGTTCGCACCATCAGAGAGGAAAGACGAGGGCTCGGAACAAACACGGACGCGACCAAatgggacgacgacggaaCCCGAACCGATGGGCTGGACTGGGCCCCATGGATGCTCGGGCAGCTACTGCTTATACGCGAATCGCGGCTTCGCGAACGGACGTGGAATCGTCATCATCTCGACACCGGAGAACGTCGAGAAGGCAAAAGTCTTGGAGCAGACCTTACGGGGCGCCCAGGCTCTTGAAGACGATCCCTCATCGAGAAATCCCTCCTTCCGCATCACAGAGGTCGAGGGCAAAGGCCTGGGCATGATCGCCAACAAGACTCTCGCACGCGGTGATACCGTCATGCTTAAACCGCCTGTCCTTCTCGCCCACCGCGCCTTCATCGAGCGGGCGCCCCCGGCGGACCGCCACGTCCTCCTAGACTCTGTCGCGGGGTTCCTGCCGTTCGCGACGCGTAGGAGCTTCTTGGGTCAGATGGGCCACTTTGGCGGGCACCGCGTCAGCGACATCATGGCGACCAATTCGTTCCAGAtggacgtcggcggcgccggcgcccaggaCGATGGCCATCACTACGGCAACTTCCCCGAGGTGTCGCGGTACAACCACGACTGTCGGCCTAACGTGGCCTTCCGCATCGGGCCGGACCTGCGGCACCGCACGACTGTCGTCCGGCCCGTGAAgcccggcgaggagctgaCCATCTCGTACCTTGATCCGCTTAGCACCCGCTCCGTGCGGCAGCACCGCGCCAAGCGGGCATGGGGCTTCGAGTGCGGGTGCTCGCAGTGCGGGTTGCCCCAGAAGCagttggcggcgtcggacGCGCGGCTGTGGGAGATTGAGGAGCTTGAGAGGCGGCTCTCGGACATCGGcgcgacggtgacgacggcctcggtcgaGCGGTTCCTGAAGCTGCACGCCGAGGAGAGGCTGGAGAGCAAGATGGCCGGGGCCTACACCACCGCGGCGCTGAACTTCAACCTGCTGGGCAGGAACAAGCTTGCGGTCAAGTATGCCAGGTTGGCGGTGGAGGCCGGGACGATCGAGAACGGGCCCGAGacgggcgacgtcgaggccatgcgggcgttggcggcggatCCGAAGAAGCACTTTACCTGGAAGGGGAGGCTCCGGTGA